The Alphaproteobacteria bacterium genome contains a region encoding:
- a CDS encoding amino acid ABC transporter permease: MIANRSDLAVLKPFRIGAAEPFRFTIWHGLALFVALVVAIGVGEAQAQAAAGKPGIVETILKWTPLLAQGFALNIAMSFMAMAIGTAVGVPLGLAQISLLPPVRTGSWFVTQFFRNSPWLVLLFYCMLLLPFEVRIGNTIVPLPGWLKSTIGLSLPVMANVSELVRGAVRSIPYGQWESAESLAMTRWQTLRMVILPQCVKRMTPPWMNLYAILTVATPLTSVVGVSEAMTLTGDILSSEARTELLVPMYLYLLLWFFIYCYPIARATLALEKRFAVK; this comes from the coding sequence ATGATCGCGAACCGTTCCGATCTCGCCGTCCTCAAGCCGTTCCGCATCGGCGCGGCGGAGCCCTTCCGCTTCACCATATGGCACGGCCTCGCGCTCTTCGTTGCGCTGGTCGTCGCGATCGGCGTCGGCGAAGCGCAGGCGCAAGCCGCGGCCGGCAAGCCCGGCATCGTCGAGACCATCCTCAAGTGGACGCCGCTACTTGCTCAGGGCTTCGCCCTCAACATCGCAATGAGCTTCATGGCGATGGCGATCGGCACCGCGGTCGGCGTGCCGTTGGGCCTCGCGCAAATCTCGCTGCTGCCGCCGGTGCGCACGGGCTCGTGGTTCGTCACCCAATTCTTCCGCAATTCGCCGTGGCTGGTGCTGCTGTTCTACTGCATGCTGCTGCTGCCGTTCGAAGTACGCATCGGCAACACCATCGTGCCGCTCCCCGGTTGGCTCAAGTCCACCATCGGGCTGTCACTGCCCGTGATGGCCAACGTGTCCGAGCTGGTACGCGGCGCGGTGCGCTCGATCCCCTACGGCCAATGGGAGTCCGCCGAGTCGCTGGCGATGACGCGCTGGCAGACCTTGCGCATGGTCATCCTGCCGCAATGCGTGAAGCGCATGACGCCGCCCTGGATGAACCTCTACGCGATCCTGACCGTGGCGACGCCGCTCACCTCGGTGGTTGGCGTCAGCGAGGCGATGACCCTGACCGGCGATATTCTCTCTTCGGAGGCGCGCACCGAGCTGCTCGTGCCGATGTATCTTTATCTGCTGCTGTGGTTCTTCATCTATTGCTATCCGATCGCGCGCGCGACGCTCGCGCTCGAGAAGCGCTTTGCGGTGAAGTAA
- a CDS encoding MBL fold metallo-hydrolase codes for MIHHHAIGDAKITGVIEYSGPTHAPEFLYPAVGKAERDAVLKANASWLAPHHYAPNIDRLIVTIQLWVVRAGGNVIIVDTGVGNRKERAAAARMHQLNTLVMPWLESIGAGPEQVTHVVMTHLHTDHVGWNTVEKDGRWVPAFPKARYLIPQAEFDYWKAEYEKGDKAVNQGSFVDSVLPVLHAGLVDFMDGKSEVAGCLAPEPVPGHAPGMLSFRVRSRGEEGLFCADILHNAIQVVRPGWNDRYVLWADKALESRAIGLKRACERGALLMPMHLGAPYCGYVRRQGDGYAFEPAS; via the coding sequence GTGATTCATCATCACGCGATCGGTGATGCGAAGATCACCGGCGTCATCGAATATTCCGGCCCGACGCACGCGCCGGAATTTCTCTATCCGGCCGTCGGCAAGGCCGAGCGCGATGCCGTACTCAAGGCGAATGCAAGCTGGCTTGCGCCCCATCATTACGCGCCGAACATCGACCGGCTGATCGTCACCATCCAGCTCTGGGTGGTGCGCGCCGGCGGCAACGTGATCATCGTCGACACTGGCGTCGGCAACCGCAAGGAGCGCGCCGCGGCCGCGCGCATGCACCAGCTCAACACGCTGGTGATGCCGTGGCTCGAATCGATCGGCGCCGGGCCCGAGCAGGTCACCCATGTGGTGATGACGCACCTGCACACCGATCACGTCGGCTGGAATACGGTCGAGAAAGACGGCCGCTGGGTGCCGGCATTCCCAAAGGCGCGCTATTTGATCCCGCAGGCCGAGTTCGACTACTGGAAGGCGGAATATGAGAAGGGCGACAAGGCCGTGAACCAGGGCTCCTTCGTCGACAGCGTGCTTCCGGTGCTCCATGCCGGGCTGGTCGACTTCATGGACGGCAAGAGCGAGGTCGCTGGCTGCCTCGCGCCCGAGCCGGTGCCCGGCCACGCGCCCGGCATGCTCTCATTCCGGGTCCGCTCGCGCGGCGAAGAAGGGCTGTTCTGCGCCGACATCCTGCACAACGCGATCCAGGTCGTGCGTCCCGGCTGGAACGACCGCTACGTGCTGTGGGCCGACAAGGCGCTGGAGTCGCGCGCGATCGGGCTGAAGCGCGCCTGCGAGCGCGGCGCGCTGCTGATGCCGATGCATCTCGGCGCGCCCTATTGCGGTTATGTGCGCCGGCAGGGAGACGGCTACGCCTTCGAGCCGGCATCATGA
- a CDS encoding amino acid ABC transporter permease, with the protein MTLVVIDLHPLWDWFRVLNESTGIKLTIFYDAFDRARFFNSFLTSVRLMGICLVASVVIGVVGAWIQGSKLRVLRLFTQGYIQFFRNTPPLVQLYFFYFALGSYLKITGANGIAVPLVSNFTWAAICLSFYAGAFNVEIFRAGIEAVPRETLEAAESLGYSRLKAYAYVILPLAFRISLPALNNNLVNLIKTTTIAYAIAVPEMLYVANQIWSDESNVPEMMNVLLIVYVALVGLLVWVMGRWERALTIPGYSPA; encoded by the coding sequence ATGACGCTTGTTGTGATCGACCTCCACCCCCTTTGGGACTGGTTCCGGGTTCTCAACGAGAGCACCGGCATCAAGCTCACCATCTTCTACGATGCCTTCGATCGCGCGCGCTTCTTCAACAGCTTCCTCACTTCCGTCCGGCTGATGGGCATCTGCCTTGTTGCGAGCGTTGTCATCGGCGTCGTCGGCGCGTGGATCCAGGGCTCGAAGCTGCGCGTGCTGCGCCTTTTCACGCAGGGCTACATCCAGTTCTTCCGCAACACGCCGCCGCTGGTGCAACTCTATTTCTTCTACTTCGCGCTCGGCTCCTACCTGAAGATCACGGGCGCGAACGGAATCGCGGTGCCGCTCGTCTCCAATTTCACCTGGGCGGCGATCTGTCTCTCGTTCTACGCCGGCGCGTTCAACGTGGAAATCTTTCGCGCCGGCATCGAGGCGGTGCCGCGCGAGACGCTGGAAGCCGCCGAGAGCCTCGGCTATTCGCGGCTGAAGGCCTATGCCTACGTGATCCTGCCGCTCGCCTTCCGCATCAGCCTGCCGGCGCTCAACAACAATCTCGTCAACCTGATCAAGACAACGACCATTGCGTATGCGATCGCCGTCCCTGAGATGCTCTATGTGGCGAACCAGATCTGGTCGGACGAGTCGAACGTCCCTGAGATGATGAACGTGCTGCTCATCGTCTACGTGGCGCTGGTCGGCCTGCTGGTCTGGGTGATGGGGCGCTGGGAGCGCGCTCTGACCATTCCGGGATATTCGCCGGCATGA
- a CDS encoding transporter substrate-binding domain-containing protein codes for MHKLLLSAVAAALGLALAAAPAAAQTPEKIKQRGVLVVGTKPDYKPFGFRDPSGAIVGFEPDIARLVADKLGVKLELEPVVSSNRMQFLQQGKIDLMIATMNDKPDRRQIVGIIEPLYYASGVNVLANKKANLKSWEQLKDQKVCAIQGAWYNKPVAEKYGADIVAFKGQTEAEVALQQGNCIGWVYDDTAFAERLADPKWSGFEMTLPTILEEPWGLAVPLPERDGPWGKFMAQQLEDWHRTGKLIELEKKWNIPASAFLKKMHEQYSKKGS; via the coding sequence ATGCACAAACTGCTCCTGTCCGCGGTCGCTGCCGCACTTGGCCTTGCGCTCGCGGCTGCGCCCGCCGCCGCGCAGACCCCGGAAAAGATCAAGCAGCGCGGCGTGCTCGTGGTCGGCACCAAGCCCGACTACAAGCCGTTCGGTTTCCGCGATCCGAGCGGAGCCATCGTCGGCTTCGAGCCGGACATCGCCAGGCTCGTCGCCGACAAGCTCGGCGTGAAGCTCGAGCTCGAGCCGGTCGTCTCGTCGAACCGCATGCAGTTCCTGCAGCAGGGCAAGATCGACCTGATGATCGCCACCATGAACGACAAGCCGGACCGCCGGCAGATCGTCGGCATCATCGAGCCGCTCTACTACGCCTCCGGCGTCAACGTGCTTGCCAACAAAAAGGCGAACCTGAAGAGCTGGGAGCAGCTCAAGGACCAGAAGGTCTGTGCCATCCAGGGCGCCTGGTACAACAAGCCGGTCGCCGAGAAATACGGCGCCGACATCGTCGCCTTCAAAGGCCAGACCGAGGCCGAGGTCGCGCTCCAGCAGGGCAACTGCATCGGCTGGGTCTACGACGACACCGCGTTTGCGGAGCGCCTCGCCGATCCGAAGTGGTCGGGTTTCGAGATGACGCTGCCGACCATCCTGGAGGAGCCCTGGGGTCTTGCGGTGCCGCTGCCGGAACGCGACGGACCGTGGGGCAAGTTCATGGCGCAGCAGCTCGAGGACTGGCACCGCACCGGCAAGCTGATCGAGCTCGAGAAGAAGTGGAATATCCCGGCCTCGGCGTTCCTGAAGAAGATGCACGAGCAGTATTCGAAGAAGGGGTCGTAG
- a CDS encoding amino acid ABC transporter ATP-binding protein — protein sequence MRWTPDQPLVSIKDVHKTFAGNIEVLKGITMDVMKREVVCIIGPSGSGKSTLLRCVNALVPIDRGSILVEGREVNDPKLDKLALRRKVGMVFQQYNLFPHKTALENVMMAPVHVLKRDRKEVEAQARALIAKVRLTGKEASYPGELSGGQQQRIAIARSLAMNPDVMLFDEVTAALDPETVKGVLVTIRELAEDGMTCMIVTHEMGFAREVASRIYFTDGGVLVEHGPPKEFFANPKDARTKQFLDQIL from the coding sequence ATGCGTTGGACGCCCGACCAGCCGCTCGTCTCCATCAAGGACGTGCACAAGACGTTCGCCGGCAACATCGAGGTGCTCAAGGGCATCACCATGGATGTCATGAAGCGCGAGGTCGTCTGCATCATCGGCCCCTCCGGCTCGGGGAAATCGACGCTGCTGCGCTGCGTCAACGCGCTGGTGCCGATCGACCGCGGTTCGATCCTGGTGGAGGGGCGGGAGGTCAACGACCCAAAGCTCGACAAGCTCGCACTACGCCGCAAGGTCGGCATGGTGTTCCAGCAGTACAATCTCTTTCCGCACAAGACTGCGCTGGAGAACGTCATGATGGCGCCGGTGCATGTCTTGAAGCGCGACCGCAAGGAGGTGGAGGCGCAGGCGCGCGCGCTGATCGCCAAGGTGCGCCTCACCGGCAAGGAGGCGAGCTATCCGGGCGAACTGTCTGGCGGACAGCAGCAGCGCATCGCGATCGCACGCTCGCTTGCCATGAACCCAGACGTGATGCTGTTCGACGAGGTGACCGCCGCGCTCGATCCCGAAACCGTGAAGGGTGTGCTGGTCACGATCCGCGAGCTCGCCGAGGACGGCATGACCTGCATGATCGTCACCCACGAGATGGGCTTTGCGCGCGAGGTCGCCAGCCGGATTTATTTCACCGACGGCGGGGTGCTGGTCGAGCACGGTCCGCCGAAGGAGTTTTTCGCCAATCCGAAGGATGCGCGAACCAAGCAATTCCTGGATCAGATTTTGTGA
- a CDS encoding aldolase/citrate lyase family protein — protein MTETVRNSLKERLARGEVASSMTVRLSRSVEIAQLAATAGFDSLYVDLEHSSLSLETTSQICCAALTCGIAPLVRVAQVELIQRVLDGGALGIIAPDVRNAAQARDIVRAAKYPPQGERGFASVIAQLQYRTVPTRDLYRAVNDATMVIVQFESAEAIDRADEIFAVEGVDMALFGTNDLTADMGIPGDYENPKVHDAYVRAIAAAKKHGKHVGVGGLGGKPKLTAEFVKMGARYVSTGTDLGFLLNAATAQAKQVRALET, from the coding sequence ATGACCGAAACTGTTCGCAACAGCCTGAAGGAGCGCCTCGCGCGCGGCGAAGTTGCCTCGTCGATGACCGTGCGGCTCTCGCGCTCGGTCGAGATCGCGCAGCTCGCCGCCACCGCGGGCTTCGACTCGCTCTATGTCGACCTCGAGCACTCCTCGCTCTCGCTCGAAACGACCAGCCAGATCTGCTGCGCGGCGCTGACCTGCGGGATCGCGCCGCTGGTGCGCGTCGCCCAGGTCGAATTGATCCAGCGCGTGCTCGACGGCGGCGCGCTCGGCATCATTGCGCCGGATGTGCGCAACGCCGCACAGGCGCGCGACATCGTGCGCGCCGCGAAATATCCGCCGCAGGGCGAGCGGGGCTTTGCCAGCGTGATCGCGCAGCTTCAGTATCGCACCGTGCCGACGCGCGATCTCTACCGGGCAGTCAACGACGCCACGATGGTGATCGTGCAGTTCGAAAGCGCCGAGGCGATCGACCGCGCGGACGAAATCTTCGCCGTCGAGGGTGTCGACATGGCGCTGTTCGGCACCAATGATCTCACCGCCGACATGGGCATCCCGGGAGATTACGAGAACCCGAAGGTGCACGACGCTTATGTGCGCGCAATTGCTGCGGCAAAAAAGCACGGCAAGCATGTGGGCGTCGGCGGGCTTGGCGGAAAACCGAAGCTCACCGCCGAGTTCGTCAAGATGGGCGCCCGCTATGTGTCGACGGGTACCGACCTCGGTTTCCTGCTCAACGCCGCGACCGCACAGGCGAAGCAGGTGAGGGCGCTGGAGACCTAA
- a CDS encoding glutathione S-transferase family protein encodes MKDMLLHWSPRSPFVRKVMIAARECGLANRIETVRTVVAASEPNTELMKENPQSRLPTLRLADGTVVYDSPVICEYFDMLAGGGRLFPQAFPERLVALRRQSLGDGMLDTLLMWRGEVTRPPAQQSIKHMQAWRLKTNVSVDALEEEADALAASTFSIGHVALGVALGYTDFRFPELKWRGDHPKLAAWHATFEARPSAKANTPVDEP; translated from the coding sequence ATGAAGGACATGCTGCTGCACTGGTCGCCGCGCTCGCCGTTCGTGCGCAAGGTGATGATCGCGGCGCGTGAGTGCGGGCTTGCGAACCGGATCGAGACGGTGCGGACTGTCGTGGCCGCTTCGGAGCCGAACACCGAACTGATGAAGGAGAATCCGCAGAGCCGGCTGCCGACCCTGCGCTTGGCCGACGGCACAGTGGTCTATGACTCGCCGGTGATCTGCGAATATTTCGACATGCTGGCGGGCGGCGGCAGGCTCTTCCCGCAGGCATTCCCGGAGCGGCTCGTCGCGCTGCGCCGTCAATCGCTTGGCGACGGCATGCTCGACACGCTGCTGATGTGGCGTGGCGAGGTAACCCGGCCGCCGGCGCAACAGTCGATCAAGCACATGCAGGCGTGGCGGCTGAAGACCAATGTCTCGGTCGATGCGCTGGAGGAAGAAGCCGATGCGCTCGCGGCTTCGACGTTCTCGATCGGCCACGTCGCGCTCGGCGTGGCGCTCGGGTACACCGATTTCCGCTTTCCCGAGCTGAAGTGGCGCGGGGACCATCCGAAGCTCGCCGCATGGCACGCGACCTTCGAGGCGCGCCCGTCCGCGAAAGCGAATACGCCCGTGGACGAGCCGTGA